From a single Silene latifolia isolate original U9 population chromosome 6, ASM4854445v1, whole genome shotgun sequence genomic region:
- the LOC141586536 gene encoding pentatricopeptide repeat-containing protein At2g01390-like, translating into MSRQFASRGLFQKYASLVPGCGSLNFQGCKSSSRKYICPAVRSRKPSKSVWRGINKKVKVKEDLSLYPKVYMRDVVRKISNILRDSSWESAQERLQEFRVKWDSFTVNQVLKTHPPMERAWLFFNWVSKKGFKHDQFTYTTMLDIFGEANRISSMKYVLQMMQENGIKITVVTYTSVLHWLSKSGDFDGAVKIWEEMKAKRCHPTVVSYTAFMKVLFDNNRAEEATEVYKEMLQSGLTPTCHTYTILMVHLISSGKCKSALEVFVKLQETGVQPDKAMCNILVEQFSKAGEAWAIIQILHYMKENSVVLRYPIYLQAQETLKMAGEDDMLLRQVNPHITIYDESVTLEPEEMESDVNSVIDKGLLIAFLRKKNFGAIDCIFTGMISHGKLLDSKLVSEIIEINCDHGRIDAALLAFEYSKNMGIVIEQIASLSLIGVLMRTSEFSKILQLVEQMVSLKSFLEPAFSASLIYRLGQAKEFDIAVKIFSLLPEEIKTTSVYTALIDVYFSAGERNKGIETFKAMTRKDIQAASATYTVLIRGLEMCGRADEAQFYRREKRSMETKHHVPNAVSIEEKLCDTLFAGYMVS; encoded by the exons ATGTCGCGACAGTTTGCTAGTAGAGGACTTTTCCAAAAGTATGCATCGTTGGTGCCTGGGTGTGGGAGTTTGAACTTTCAAGGATGTAAAAGTTCGTCTAGAAAGTATATCTGTCCTGCAGTAAGATCTAGAAAGCCCTCTAAATCAGTTTGGAGAGGtataaataaaaaggttaaagtTAAAGAAGACCTTAGTTTATATCCGAAAGTATACATGAGAGATGTCGTTAGGAAAATTTCAAATATCCTCAGGGATTCCTCTTGGGAATCTGCGCAAGAACGGCTTCAAGAGTTCCGTGTCAAATGGGATTCTTTTACTGTAAATCAAGTTTTAAAAACGCACCCACCGATGGAGAGGGCTTGGTTATTCTTTAATTGGGTTTCTAAGAAGGGTTTTAAGCATGATCAGTTTACTTACACGACCATGCTTGATATTTTTGGAGAGGCAAATAGGATAAGTTCGATGAAGTATGTCCTTCAGATGATGCAGGAGAACGGAATAAAGATTACTGTCGTTACCTACACGTCAGTTCTCCATTGGCTTTCAAAAAGTGGAGACTTTGATGGGGCTGTGAAGATATGGGAGGAGATGAAAGCTAAGCGATGTCATCCTACTGTTGTTTCTTATACCGCCTTCATGAAGGTTCTGTTTGATAATAACAGAGCTGAAGAGGCCACTGAGGTGTACAAGGAGATGCTTCAGTCTGGACTTACTCCTACTTGTCACACTTATACAATCTTAATGGTGCATCTCATCTCTTCTG GCAAATGCAAATCAGCTCTAGAGGTCTTTGTAAAATTGCAAGAAACTGGAGTGCAACCTGACAAAGCCATGTGCAATATTTTGGTAGAGCAATTTAGCAAAGCTGGAGAGGCGTGGGCCATTATCCAAATCCTTCATTATATGAAGGAAAATTCTGTTGTTCTACGATATCCTATATATCTTCAAGCTCAAGAAACTCTGAAAATGGCCGGTGAGGATGATATGCTTCTTCGACAAGTTAATCCCCATATCACTATTTATgatgagagtgtaactttagaaCCAGAGGAGATGGAGTCTGATGTCAACTCTGTCATAGATAAGGGACTCCTAATTGCTTTTTTGAGAAAGAAGAATTTTGGTGCCATTGACTGCATTTTTACCGGGATGATATCTCATGGTAAATTGTTGGACTCCAAGCTGGTTTCAGAAATTATAGAGATAAATTGTGATCATGGCAGGATAGATGCTGCTTTATTGGCCTTTGAATACAGTAAAAATATGGGAATTGTCATTGAGCAGATAGCCTCTCTTTCACTAATCGGGGTTCTGATGCGAACCAGTGAGTTTTCAAAGATATTGCAGCTGGTAGAGCAAATGGTTTCTCTGAAATCGTTTTTAGAACCAGCATTTTCTGCTTCTCTGATTTATAGGCTTGGTCAAGCCAAAGAGTTTGATATTGCTGTAAAAATATTCAGTTTATTGCCGGAGGAGATCAAGACCACTTCTGTATATACTGCATTAATTGACGTCTACTTCTCAGCTGGAGAGCGGAATAAAGGTATTGAAACATTTAAAGCCATGACAAGGAAAGATATTCAGGCAGCGTCAGCAACGTACACTGTTCTCATAAGGGGTCTTGAAATGTGTGGCCGAGCTGATGAAGCACAATTCTACAGAAGGGAAAAGAGAAGTATGGAGACAAAACATCATGTTCCGAATGCTGTTTCTATAGAGGAAAAACTATGTGATACCTTATTTGCAGGTTACATGGTGTCATAA
- the LOC141587797 gene encoding F-box protein At3g07870-like encodes MKTSKNPTTSSNYLPPEVWAQILSTLPAKTLIQLRCVCKSWCSIIDNPDFAHMRAHINSENNASKKLLVALEGIGKSGDQGCLLTVHDAQTLRTVDYIVRTYSYRYRILGSCNGLLLVGQYAPLGYLNDQLRLWNPCIRKSLILPTCPFRLYLPDNLSCYLFGFSPRSKDYKVVAFELDESQGSENEKMYSVYCSLYAETSLGS; translated from the coding sequence ATGAAGACAAGTAAGAATCCCACTACGTCATCCAACTACTTACCACCTGAAGTTTGGGCTCAGATCTTGTCAACATTACCGGCGaaaaccctaattcaattaaggTGTGTATGTAAATCTTGGTGCTCTATTATTGATAACCCTGATTTCGCTCACATGCGAGCCCatatcaattctgaaaataaTGCGAGTAAGAAATTATTGGTAGCTCTCGAGGGTATAGGAAAGTCTGGAGATCAAGGATGTTTGTTGACAGTTCATGATGCTCAAACACTTCGTACAGTCGATTACATTGTTAGAACGTATTCATACCGGTACCGTATTTTAGGTAGCTGTAATGGCTTGCTTTTAGTGGGACAATATGCTCCTCTAGGTTACCTTAATGATCAATTGAGATTGTGGAACCCTTGTATTCGCAAATCGTTGATACTTCCAACTTGCCCATTTCGCCTCTATTTGCCCGACAACCTTAGTTGCTATTTGTTTGGGTTTTCCCCTCGTAGTAAGGATTATAAAGTGGTTGCATTTGAATTGGACGAAAGTCAGGGTAGTGAGAATGAAAAAATGTACTCCGTATATTGCAGTTTATACGCTGAGACTTCATTGGGCTCTTAA
- the LOC141587796 gene encoding F-box/kelch-repeat protein At3g23880-like yields the protein MSSSKNPTSSSKLPYIPSEIWIQIFPKLPAKTLLRFRCVCKSWRSIIDNPDFVHLHFQHSQINSENNMSNKLLLTLEGMGHYGNEGCVLTVCDAQTLAKIDRIARIHSDRYRILGSCSGLLLVERSNYRSTCHHELRLWNPCIRKLLILPTCPLRSYLNDDTTWYVLGFAPHTQDYKVVKFAFDKYQDSGNVYIAVYTLSNQQWTIRNDPLTVPILDNYYRCRLFDSVSTAVFFRGAVHWLGIIDNLTHAFTHLASFDFDHEKITFLELPFTCEEKGTLRFLFFLRGSLAVFSISEVTSSIWMLDLDNQKRPWTLWFSGKSTLDGYKAFELCSANLEKARLVSLSPEKEAKERMIKVFYCESDGGYLVCGNKAYNIASGKVQPFKRYMSSHLKLETYSESLVLSNAYGARDLRSFS from the coding sequence ATGAGCAGCAGCAAGAATCCCACATCATCATCGAAATTGCCGTATATCCCATCCGAAATTTGGATTCAGATTTTCCCAAAATTACCGGCGAAAACCCTATTACGATTCAGGTGCGTATGTAAATCTTGGCGTTCCATTATCGATAACCCTGATTTCGTTCACTtgcatttccaacattcccaaatCAATTCTGAAAATAATATGAGTAATAAATTATTGTTAACCCTCGAGGGTATGGGACACTATGGAAATGAAGGGTGTGTGTTGACAGTTTGTGATGCTCAAACTCTTGCTAAAATTGATCGAATTGCTAGAATTCATTCGGACAGGTACCGTATCTTAGGTAGCTGTAGTGGTTTGCTTTTAGTTGAACGATCTAATTATAGGAGTACTTGTCACCACGAATTGAGATTGTGGAACCCTTGTATTCGCAAATTGTTGATACTTCCTACTTGCCCACTTCGCTCCTATTTGAACGATGACACTACTTGGTATGTGTTAGGGTTCGCCCCTCATACTCAGGATTATAAAGTTGTTAAGTTCGCATTTGACAAGTATCAAGATTCTGGAAATGTGTATATTGCAGTTTATACACTCAGTAATCAACAATGGACCATCAGAAATGATCCCCTCACTGTCCCTATTCTCGATAATTATTATAGGTGTAGGCTATTTGACTCTGTATCAACAGCTGTTTTCTTTCGAGGTGCAGTACACTGGCTTGGAATAATTGATAACCTAACGCATGCATTTACTCATCTTGCTTCCTTTGACTTTGATCACGAAAAAATAACCTTTTTGGAACTGCCATTTACTTGCGAAGAAAAAGGCACCTTGAGGTTTCTGTTTTTTCTTCGGGGGTCGCTAGCCGTTTTCAGTATTTCTGAAGTAACTTCCAGCATATGGATGCTAGACCTCGACAACCAAAAGAGGCCGTGGACTCTATGGTTTTCAGGGAAATCAACTCTGGATGGTTATAAAGCATTCGAGTTGTGCTCTGCTAATCTTGAAAAGGCCAGGCTCGTTAGCCTTTCCCCGGAAAAAGAAGCAAAAGAGCGAATGATCAAGGTGTTCTATTGTGAGAGTGATGGTGGCTATTTAGTTTGCGGGAACAAGGCTTATAATATAGCTAGTGGCAAAGTACAACCGTTCAAAAGATATATGAGCTCTCATTTAAAACTGGAAACGTATTCGGAGAGCTTGGTGTTGTCCAATGCATACGGAGCCCGTGATTTGAGGTCCTTCTCATGA
- the LOC141586537 gene encoding F-box protein At2g14710-like yields the protein MKRSKNPTTSSKFLPPEVWDQIFSKFPPKTLLKFRCVCKYWRSIIDNPNFVHIHFQHSQFNSENNRLLVALEGMGCSGDQGYLLTVRDAQTLGIFDRIFRTYSYKYRIITSCNGLLLVAQFRYNCNQDEEFRLWNPCIRKSLLLPTCPFRPYLLDGLSCYLFGFAPRSKDYKVVAFKFKVDDTLGEEDKKMLFAVYTLSNRQWTVRNDSVNFTNLNIISMDGLFCNLSTAVFFRGATYWLGNNDKQRRLLTHLCSFDFDTENITCLKLPFSLDEKCPILFLFLLRESLAIFRISPITSSLWVLDQDNKHRPWTLRFSGKSCWDGFKVFNLCYVKCRKVLYCETDGGYFVCRNKAFYIASCKVEPLKISTSSHFYLETYSEWHCPLDTDPVI from the coding sequence ATGAAGAGAAGTAAAAATCCCACTACGTCATCCAAATTTTTACCACCTGAAGTTTGGGATCAGATCTTCTCAAAATTTCCGCCAAAAACCCTATTAAAATTCAGGTGCGTATGTAAATATTGGCGTTCCATTATTGATAACCCTAATTTCGTTCACAttcatttccaacattcccaattcAATTCCGAAAATAATAGATTATTGGTAGCCCTCGAGGGTATGGGATGCTCTGGCGATCAAGGGTATTTATTGACAGTTCGCGATGCTCAAACTCTTGGTATATTCGATCGTATTTTTAGAACATATTCGTACAAGTACCGTATTATAACTAGCTGTAATGGGTTGCTTTTAGTAGCACAATTTAGATATAATTGTAACCAGGACGAAGAATTTAGATTGTGGAACCCTTGTATTCGCAAATCGTTGTTACTTCCCACTTGCCCATTTCGCCCCTATTTACTTGACGGCCTTAGTTGCTATTTGTTTGGGTTTGCGCCTCGTAGCAAGGATTATAAAGTGGTTGCGTTTAAGTTTAAGGTTGATGATACTTTGGGTGAAGAGGATAAAAAAATGTTATTCGCAGTTTATACTCTCAGTAATCGACAATGGACTGTCAGAAATGATTCCGTCAATTTCACTAATCTCAACATTATTAGTATGGATGGGCTGTTTTGTAATTTATCAACTGCTGTTTTCTTTCGAGGGGCAACATACTGGCTTGGAAATAATGATAAACAAAGGAGATTATTAACTCATCTTTGTTCCTTTGACTTTGATACGGAAAATATCACCTGTTTGAAACTACCTTTTAGTCTGGATGAAAAATGTCCCATTCTGTTTCTGTTTCTTCTTCGGGAATCACTAGCTATATTCCGTATTTCTCCGATAACTTCCAGCTTATGGGTGCTAGATCAGGACAATAAACATAGGCCATGGACTCTACGGTTTTCAGGAAAATCATGTTGGGATGGTTTTAAAGTATTCAATTTGTGCTATGTAAAATGTCGAAAGGTGCTCTATTGTGAGACTGATGGTGGCTATTTTGTTTGCAGGAACAAGGCTTTTTATATAGCTAGTTGCAAAGTGGAGCCGCTGAAAATATCAACGAGTTCTCATTTTTACTTGGAAACGTATTCGGAGTGGCATTGTCCACTGGATACGGATCCCGTGATTTAA